Below is a genomic region from Flammeovirgaceae bacterium SG7u.111.
CTGCGTTAGGCTTGTCGGGTAAAATCTTAGCCTTTTTCATTAGCCTCGTTTGCGCCAGCCTTCCTATTACAGGCTTGATGGTTTGGCTGAACAAAAAGAAAAAAGGCAAGAAAAAGGAGGGCGACGCCAGTTTGAGTTCGAATAAAAAAGAGAGGCAGTCCAATGCTCAAAGAGCTGCCAAAACTGCTCAGGAAGTTTAAGCAAATGAGAATTAAAGGTAAAACCATACGCTAGAAATCTGCTACTTGAGTTTGGCAAATTTAGATTCAATGTTATTCATCCATTTTGTACGTTTTTCACTTGAAACCATTTCAACCATATTCAGGCTGATTCATTTGCGGTTTTTATACCCTATTTTCCAAAATGTCCCCCCCATCATCTCCTTTTGTATGGCATTTCCGAAAATCGTCCGATAGAAAATGACTTTATCGATGAACCCCTTCATCAAAGCAGGCATAAGCTCCCGCCAAATTGGGGAAAATAAAAACAAGATGGTCGGCTTGTTTAAGCCTATCTGTAAATTCTCAAACTCTCGATGGATGAAATACCATGCCCTTCAAAGAAAAACTGGAAAGTAATATCCTTGTCATTGTTGTTAAAACAAGCCCTTATGCATTCTTTTTCAATGTAAAATGCTTTTTTGAAACCTCCCCTTCGCTCAAAAAGAACTGTTTTTGCAGAGATTTCTAGCCGCTTCAATAGATGTAGGAATTTCTTCCATTTTGTTTCAATTGGAGTTTGCGAAAATGCTACTTAATATTGTTACTAATATCCTAATTATAGGAATATTCCAGTCCACTTTGGATGTTATTTCTCTTATATTTATACCGCAATAATAGGCTGCAAATAATAACACAAAAAACTGGTGGGTTTTCAACTTCCATTATAAAAAATAGTTAATTCGAGTTGTATTATTATCGAGCTTTTACGCATTGATTTAGAATCTTAAACCTGTTTTTTTATATGAGAAGTTATACAATTCTCTTTTTCTTTTTTTGTAATGGCTTTTGCTTGTCTTTATTTGCCCAAGCGCCAGATAATGTTGCCATTGCCGAGCAAATACAAAAATTGAAAAAAGATGCAAGAGGACCTTACAAAGATATCCGTTGGTTTTGCAAAGATGGGTCAATACTGATGCCTACCGAAAGATGTCCCGAAAAAGGGGGCGTGCAAAGAGCGAGGTATAAAGACGAGGTAGTTGCGCTGGCAAAGAACCATCATATTTTTATTGGGCAAATACTTTCCACTACCTTGGTGGATGATTTTTGGGATGCAGCGCATAACCAATCGAGGTTGAAGCAGTACATGTTGGAAAAATACCTCCGCACGGTAGACAACGGTTGGGTGCTTCAAAAAGGGCAATATTACCGTGGTGCTATTCAGATTGAAGATGAAGAAGAGTGGGGGAAAGAGTTTTTCACCTGGTTATTGAAAGATAGTGTCAGTTTAGTGGAGAATTATTTTTTAGTGAGGCAAGCGCTAAAAGACGTGCCGCATTTTGGTGATAACAACAAGGCACAATTAATAAGAAGCCAATCCAAAATACTTGCCGATACTTTCCCTGCTTTCATGAATTTACGAATTAAAATCCATGGACAACCCGATGCTTCGGATATAACCAGTGTGGAAAAGTTTAAAGCAAGCCATAGCCAGCAACTTTCCCCTAAGCTCACCAAGCAATTTGATGGACTCATTGATAATTTGAAAAGCTACTATGAATTGTCTGATGTGGCGGCGCTGAAAAGTGCTACTAACAAACTATCCCCCACTTCAGCCTTGAAAACTCAGGTAAATAGCTATTTATCAGCGCAGTATACGAGTGGGTCTGAAGAGGGACTTATCCAAGCTACCGCACAGTTGATGTGGGAAATTCGGGTGAATTTGCCACAAGAAAAATCCAAGGACAAATTAGCTTTGCTCGATATTTCCAATTTATTGGAAACCTATCTTCTTAAGCAATTATCGAAGTGGAAATGCGAGAACTTGCAGGAATTGCTACATCGTATTCAGTATTTGTCCTTGGCAAGTGCGGGCGCGGGCTTTGTGGAAAAGTGGGAGTGGGAGAAAATAGAAGCCAAGCTTCAATTGGAAGAACAAAATGAGATGAGCTTAGGTGATTTGACCGACTATATGAACCGAGGCAGGAGTCAATTAGAGTGGGGAATCGGGATGAACAAGGCTGTTTTTCAGGAGACGATCAACTTGTTTTATGGCTTTGAAAAAATGGCTTCTGGCTTTATAGACGATAGAATAAGGGCTTCGGTACTGTTGGATTTAGGCAACAGCATTGGGCAATTGGGCGATATTATAGCCAAGGAATCTTCATTGACAAATCAAGTGTTGGGCATTGCCAACCAAAGCCATATTAGGGGACTTAATCCTGGCTTTTCTAAAGGAGAGCTGCAAGTAGTTGAAGGAGTGGCGGATGAAATAGAGGTTGCAGCTAATAAGATTTACATTTTCGAAAGAGCTCCTGCCGACCTGAAACCCGTTGCCGGGATCGCCACGGT
It encodes:
- a CDS encoding PEP/pyruvate-binding domain-containing protein; translated protein: MRSYTILFFFFCNGFCLSLFAQAPDNVAIAEQIQKLKKDARGPYKDIRWFCKDGSILMPTERCPEKGGVQRARYKDEVVALAKNHHIFIGQILSTTLVDDFWDAAHNQSRLKQYMLEKYLRTVDNGWVLQKGQYYRGAIQIEDEEEWGKEFFTWLLKDSVSLVENYFLVRQALKDVPHFGDNNKAQLIRSQSKILADTFPAFMNLRIKIHGQPDASDITSVEKFKASHSQQLSPKLTKQFDGLIDNLKSYYELSDVAALKSATNKLSPTSALKTQVNSYLSAQYTSGSEEGLIQATAQLMWEIRVNLPQEKSKDKLALLDISNLLETYLLKQLSKWKCENLQELLHRIQYLSLASAGAGFVEKWEWEKIEAKLQLEEQNEMSLGDLTDYMNRGRSQLEWGIGMNKAVFQETINLFYGFEKMASGFIDDRIRASVLLDLGNSIGQLGDIIAKESSLTNQVLGIANQSHIRGLNPGFSKGELQVVEGVADEIEVAANKIYIFERAPADLKPVAGIATVSEGNMVSHVQLLARNLGIPNAIVSDVNLKDLMQFSGKQVFYAVSSKGTVIMKDTSEMTEVEKKLFAGKRIMEEKIRVPIDKMQLGITTLPNLRTLKANDSGIICGPKAANLGQLKYAFPDNVVEGFVIPFGVFREHMDQKLPDSEQTYWEFLTQTFEEAESMAANGIDEAEIEEFQLKQLAQLREDISKITFLPSFLENLETSFQEILGKPMGKIAVFLRSDTNMEDLKDFTGAGLNLTIFNAAAKDKILQGIKSVWASPYTERSFKWRQKFLLNPENVYPSILIIPSVDVNYSGVLITKGVSNGNTEDLTIAFSRGAGGAVDGQTSETYLVKSDGENSLLSPARETYYNQLPTSGGVLKGKAKFNKPILQPENIEEIRKLTQQLKEVMPTTPGIESDGPFDVELGFLDNKLWLFQVRPFVENKKAVSSDFLQSIDPEEVGTDKTVSLLMKL